Proteins from a genomic interval of Stenotrophomonas maltophilia R551-3:
- a CDS encoding ABC transporter ATP-binding protein — translation MSTHPTPEEVPMRDDDGHDLAIRVRGLVNRFGSQTVHEDLDLDVRRGEILGVVGGSGTGKSVLMRSILGLRVPDAGQIEVLGRDARADDAESRLHIERNTGVLFQDGALFSSLTVGENVQVPLKEHHRELPERWHYELALLKVKLAGLPADAINKLPSQLSGGMRKRAGLARALALDPPLLFLDEPTAGLDPIGAAAFDRLIKTLQEALGLTVFLITHDLDTLYAICDRVAVIADRKVVANAPLPEIEKLDHPWIQEYFHGPRARAARGEQIESA, via the coding sequence ATGAGCACGCATCCGACACCCGAAGAAGTGCCCATGCGCGACGATGACGGCCACGACCTCGCCATCCGCGTGCGTGGCCTGGTCAATCGATTCGGCAGCCAGACCGTGCACGAGGACCTGGACCTGGACGTGCGCCGCGGTGAGATCCTCGGCGTGGTGGGTGGTTCGGGCACCGGCAAATCGGTGCTGATGCGCTCGATCCTCGGCCTGCGCGTGCCCGATGCCGGGCAGATCGAAGTGCTCGGCCGCGATGCGCGCGCCGACGATGCCGAGAGCCGCCTGCACATCGAACGCAACACCGGCGTGCTGTTCCAGGACGGCGCGCTGTTCTCGTCGCTGACGGTGGGCGAGAACGTGCAGGTACCGCTGAAGGAGCACCACCGCGAACTGCCCGAGCGCTGGCACTACGAACTGGCGCTGCTGAAGGTGAAGCTGGCCGGCCTGCCCGCCGACGCGATCAACAAGCTGCCCTCGCAGCTGTCCGGTGGCATGCGCAAGCGTGCCGGCCTGGCCCGTGCATTGGCCCTGGACCCGCCGCTGCTGTTCCTGGATGAACCCACTGCTGGACTGGACCCGATCGGCGCGGCGGCCTTCGACCGCCTGATCAAGACCCTGCAGGAAGCACTGGGCCTGACCGTGTTCCTGATCACCCACGATCTGGACACCCTGTACGCGATCTGCGACCGGGTGGCGGTGATCGCCGACCGCAAGGTGGTGGCCAATGCGCCGCTGCCGGAGATCGAGAAACTGGACCATCCGTGGATCCAGGAGTATTTCCACGGACCGCGCGCGCGTGCCGCCCGCGGCGAACAGATCGAGAGTGCCTGA
- a CDS encoding ABC transporter permease, protein MAQVTPNHAPQLEQDAHDPGLIRLSGTWTLKTALAAAEVLRDVPDTLTGIDATGIEKMDSAGVLQVLRVAHRADLGEDALQFRPDHQALVCTIEEVADDRPKPKRDFGVLAALERLGVSVHATGHNIKALCSFLGENLVKAARLVKEPRRFRLTATVHQMEQVGLDAVPLVALLSYLVGAVIAFLGSTILRDFGAEIYVVELVNIAFLREFAVLLTAIVLAGRTASAFTAQIGAMKAREEIDAMRTLGLDPIDLLVLPRLFALLVTLPLLTFIAMVAGLAGGITVGAFDLDIPPQMYIARMHDTMEVRHMLVGLSKAPVFALVIGLIGCLEGLKVEGTAQSVGERTTSSVVQTISLVIIIDAFAALWFMHMDW, encoded by the coding sequence ATGGCCCAAGTGACCCCGAACCACGCCCCCCAGCTCGAACAGGATGCCCATGACCCGGGCCTGATCCGCCTGTCCGGCACCTGGACCCTGAAGACCGCGCTGGCCGCGGCCGAAGTCCTGCGCGACGTTCCCGACACCTTGACCGGCATCGATGCCACCGGCATCGAGAAGATGGATTCGGCGGGCGTGCTGCAGGTGCTGCGCGTGGCCCATCGCGCCGACCTCGGCGAGGACGCGCTGCAGTTCCGTCCGGATCACCAGGCGCTGGTGTGCACCATCGAGGAAGTGGCCGACGACCGGCCCAAGCCCAAGCGCGATTTCGGCGTGCTGGCCGCGCTGGAACGGTTGGGTGTCAGCGTCCATGCCACCGGCCACAACATCAAGGCGCTGTGCAGTTTCCTCGGCGAGAACCTGGTCAAGGCCGCGCGCCTGGTGAAGGAACCCCGCCGTTTCCGCCTGACCGCCACCGTGCACCAGATGGAGCAGGTCGGGCTGGATGCGGTACCGCTGGTGGCGCTGCTGTCCTATCTGGTCGGCGCGGTGATCGCCTTCCTCGGCTCGACCATCCTGCGCGATTTCGGCGCCGAGATTTACGTGGTCGAGCTGGTCAACATCGCCTTCCTGCGCGAGTTCGCCGTGCTGCTGACCGCGATCGTGCTGGCCGGCCGCACTGCCAGCGCGTTCACCGCGCAGATCGGTGCGATGAAGGCGCGCGAGGAAATCGATGCGATGCGCACACTGGGCCTGGACCCGATCGACCTGCTGGTACTGCCACGGCTGTTCGCGCTGCTGGTCACGCTGCCGCTGCTGACCTTCATCGCGATGGTCGCCGGCCTGGCCGGCGGCATCACGGTGGGCGCATTCGACCTGGATATTCCACCGCAGATGTATATCGCCCGCATGCACGACACGATGGAAGTGCGGCACATGCTGGTGGGCCTGTCCAAGGCGCCGGTGTTCGCGCTGGTGATCGGCCTGATCGGCTGCCTGGAAGGCCTGAAGGTCGAAGGCACGGCGCAGTCGGTCGGCGAGCGCACCACCTCCAGCGTGGTGCAGACGATCTCGCTGGTGATCATCATCGACGCCTTCGCGGCGTTGTGGTTCATGCACATGGACTGGTGA
- a CDS encoding threonine/serine ThrE exporter family protein, with amino-acid sequence MSADAHTIPTPQATYAQRVAFVSEIAGRLHSYGTTAQRLETAVVALARQLDLDCEPWSNPTGIILSFSDPAQAIGSSDITRVIRLAPGENDLHKLSVADHIAEEVANGRMSIAQGHTALRQLDKDPGRRGKLRTILSFTLGAAGVAGMWKLPWLDIATAGVIGLMIGLLGMVTDRRPATREAAEALAALLAGLVATLVASFVGALNLNTVIIASLVVLLPGMSLTNAVNELASQHWVSGTARFAGALTTIMKLSVGAMIAVTLADVLGLDPVIRATRPQGPWVEWGSLLTAAFAFAMLFKANRRDYPWVIAASVAGYAISKFGGHAWGAPAGIFLSAMLLTAGGNLFGRLVGRPGAIIRLPGIIMMVPGSTSLRGVLTLVQQQDVGAGQSVFLTVLNVVMALVAGLLFGNLLMPARKTL; translated from the coding sequence ATGTCCGCAGACGCTCACACGATCCCCACGCCCCAGGCCACCTACGCACAGCGCGTGGCCTTTGTTTCCGAGATCGCCGGACGCCTGCACAGCTATGGCACAACGGCTCAGCGCCTGGAAACGGCGGTGGTGGCACTGGCCCGCCAGCTCGATCTGGATTGTGAACCGTGGTCGAATCCCACCGGTATCATTCTCAGCTTCAGCGACCCGGCGCAGGCGATCGGCTCCAGTGACATCACCCGCGTGATCCGCCTGGCGCCCGGTGAAAACGATCTGCACAAGCTCAGCGTCGCCGACCATATCGCCGAGGAAGTGGCCAACGGGCGGATGAGCATCGCCCAGGGCCACACCGCGCTGCGCCAGCTGGACAAGGATCCGGGCCGCCGCGGCAAGCTGCGCACCATCCTTTCGTTCACTCTCGGTGCGGCCGGCGTGGCCGGCATGTGGAAGCTGCCGTGGCTGGACATCGCCACCGCCGGTGTCATCGGCCTGATGATCGGCCTGCTCGGCATGGTCACCGATCGCCGCCCGGCCACCCGCGAGGCAGCCGAGGCACTGGCTGCGCTGCTGGCCGGCCTGGTGGCCACGCTGGTGGCGTCCTTCGTCGGCGCGCTCAACCTCAATACGGTGATCATCGCCTCGCTGGTGGTGCTGCTGCCAGGCATGTCGCTGACCAACGCGGTCAACGAGCTGGCCAGCCAGCACTGGGTGTCGGGTACCGCGCGCTTTGCTGGGGCGTTGACCACCATCATGAAGCTCAGCGTCGGCGCAATGATCGCGGTGACCCTGGCCGACGTGCTCGGCCTGGATCCGGTGATCCGTGCGACGCGCCCGCAGGGGCCATGGGTCGAGTGGGGTTCGCTGCTGACCGCGGCCTTCGCTTTCGCGATGCTGTTCAAGGCCAACCGTCGCGACTATCCGTGGGTGATCGCCGCCTCGGTGGCCGGCTATGCGATCTCCAAGTTCGGCGGCCATGCCTGGGGTGCGCCGGCCGGCATCTTCCTGTCGGCGATGCTGCTGACCGCCGGTGGCAACCTGTTCGGGCGCCTCGTTGGCCGCCCGGGCGCGATCATCCGTCTGCCCGGCATCATCATGATGGTGCCCGGCAGCACCAGCCTGCGCGGCGTGCTGACCCTGGTCCAGCAGCAGGACGTAGGCGCCGGCCAGAGTGTGTTCCTGACCGTGCTGAACGTGGTGATGGCGCTGGTTGCTGGCCTGCTGTTCGGCAACCTGCTGATGCCGGCCCGCAAGACGCTGTGA
- a CDS encoding H-NS family nucleoid-associated regulatory protein — protein sequence MSIDLTGLSARELGALIRTAKKQQTIVAKRRPITKVRAQLIKLAKTEGYTIEELFGDAPAPRARKVAKAAKAPSKTAGRKLGKVAPKYRNPANPKETWTGRGKQPRWMAELTAKGNKKPEDFLIKKA from the coding sequence ATGAGCATTGACCTGACCGGCCTGTCGGCACGCGAGCTGGGCGCCCTGATCCGCACCGCCAAGAAGCAGCAGACCATCGTCGCCAAGCGCCGGCCGATCACCAAGGTCCGGGCCCAGCTGATCAAGCTGGCCAAGACCGAGGGTTACACCATCGAGGAACTGTTCGGCGATGCCCCGGCCCCGCGCGCGCGCAAAGTGGCCAAGGCCGCCAAGGCACCGTCGAAGACCGCCGGCCGCAAGCTGGGCAAGGTTGCCCCGAAGTACCGCAACCCGGCCAATCCGAAGGAAACCTGGACCGGTCGCGGCAAGCAGCCGCGCTGGATGGCCGAACTGACCGCCAAGGGCAACAAGAAGCCGGAAGATTTCCTGATCAAGAAGGCCTGA
- a CDS encoding proline--tRNA ligase, with translation MRLSQFHLHTTKETPSDAELTSHRLMLRAGMIRKLASGLYTWSPLGLRVLRKVERIVREEMDRAGAVEFQIPTIQPKELWEQTGRWQKFGPQLLKIKDRKDQTFCYSPTAEEAACDFARSELSSYKQLPVNFYQIQTKFRDEIRPRFGVMRSREFLMKDAYSFHLHDECLVREYENMKSAYSRIFTRLGLDFRMVQADSGAIGGDASQEFHVIADSGEDALVFSTGSDYAANMEAAIAADPAPRAAASEAMRKVDTPTQKTCEDVAALLGINLQRTVKSVALIAGEGEAQQFVLVLVRGDHEVNEIKLAKVAGLDEQRFASEAEIAEHLGSVPGFLGPIAPAKAIRVVADREVAAMSDFVVGANEAGFHLAGVNWGRDLAEPEVADIRNVRAGDRALDGGELKIARGIEVGHVFQLGRTYARALDATVLDENGKAAVMAMGCYGIGISRVVAAAIEQNHDDAGIIWPDAMAPWQVVVCVINPKGDAAVADAATNLLQELRDAGLDAALDDRGLRPGAMFADMELIGIPHRVVVSERGLAAGTYEYRSRRASEAESLDKATLLQRLQG, from the coding sequence ATGCGCCTCTCCCAGTTCCACCTGCACACCACCAAGGAAACCCCCAGCGACGCCGAGCTCACCAGCCACCGGCTGATGCTGCGCGCGGGCATGATCCGCAAGCTCGCATCCGGCCTGTACACCTGGTCGCCGCTGGGCCTGCGCGTGCTGCGCAAGGTTGAACGCATCGTCCGCGAGGAAATGGACCGTGCCGGTGCCGTGGAATTCCAGATCCCGACCATCCAGCCGAAGGAACTGTGGGAGCAGACCGGCCGCTGGCAGAAGTTCGGCCCGCAGCTGCTGAAGATCAAGGACCGCAAGGACCAGACCTTCTGCTACAGCCCGACCGCCGAGGAAGCCGCCTGCGACTTCGCGCGCAGCGAGCTGTCCAGCTACAAGCAGCTGCCGGTCAACTTCTACCAGATCCAGACCAAATTCCGCGACGAGATCCGCCCGCGCTTCGGCGTGATGCGTTCACGCGAATTCCTGATGAAGGACGCCTACTCGTTCCACCTGCACGATGAGTGCCTCGTGCGCGAGTACGAGAACATGAAGTCGGCCTACAGCCGCATCTTCACCCGCCTCGGCCTGGATTTCCGCATGGTGCAGGCGGACTCCGGTGCGATCGGTGGCGACGCCTCGCAGGAATTCCACGTGATCGCCGATTCCGGCGAAGATGCGCTGGTGTTCTCCACCGGCTCGGACTACGCGGCCAACATGGAAGCGGCGATTGCCGCCGATCCGGCACCGCGTGCGGCCGCCAGCGAAGCCATGCGCAAGGTCGATACCCCCACCCAGAAGACCTGCGAGGATGTCGCGGCCCTGCTCGGCATCAACCTGCAGCGCACGGTGAAGTCGGTGGCGCTGATCGCCGGCGAAGGCGAAGCACAGCAGTTCGTGCTGGTGCTGGTGCGCGGTGACCACGAGGTCAACGAGATCAAGCTGGCCAAGGTTGCCGGCCTGGATGAACAGCGCTTCGCCAGTGAGGCGGAAATCGCCGAGCACCTGGGCAGCGTGCCGGGCTTCCTCGGCCCGATTGCGCCGGCCAAGGCCATCCGCGTGGTGGCTGATCGCGAAGTGGCGGCGATGTCCGACTTCGTCGTCGGCGCCAACGAAGCCGGTTTCCACCTGGCCGGCGTCAACTGGGGCCGCGATCTGGCGGAACCGGAAGTGGCCGACATCCGCAACGTGCGTGCCGGTGACCGCGCGCTGGACGGTGGTGAACTGAAGATCGCCCGTGGCATCGAAGTCGGTCACGTGTTCCAGCTCGGCCGTACGTACGCCCGAGCGCTTGATGCCACCGTGCTGGACGAGAATGGCAAGGCCGCGGTGATGGCGATGGGCTGCTATGGCATCGGCATCTCGCGCGTGGTGGCTGCCGCGATCGAACAGAACCATGACGATGCCGGCATCATCTGGCCGGACGCGATGGCGCCGTGGCAGGTGGTGGTGTGCGTGATCAACCCGAAGGGGGACGCCGCCGTGGCCGACGCCGCCACCAACCTGCTGCAGGAACTGCGCGATGCGGGCCTGGACGCGGCGCTCGATGACCGTGGCCTGCGCCCGGGCGCGATGTTCGCCGACATGGAACTGATCGGCATCCCGCACCGCGTGGTGGTGAGCGAACGTGGCCTGGCCGCCGGTACCTACGAGTACCGCTCGCGCCGCGCCAGCGAAGCGGAAAGCCTGGACAAGGCCACCCTGCTGCAGCGCCTGCAGGGTTGA
- a CDS encoding DUF4124 domain-containing protein, which yields MRALSCLGCLLLLASANAVAGPVYKWKDANGVTQYSETPPAGKKFETREQARSPQAAASAETPAAPVPEQCSTARANLALLDSTGTVMQDTNGDGKADTALTQEQRSAQKGLAEAAIKAYCPAE from the coding sequence ATGCGTGCCCTGTCCTGCCTTGGATGCCTGCTGCTGTTGGCCAGTGCCAACGCCGTGGCCGGCCCGGTCTATAAATGGAAGGACGCCAATGGCGTGACCCAGTATTCGGAGACCCCGCCGGCGGGCAAGAAGTTCGAGACCCGCGAGCAGGCCCGCAGCCCGCAGGCAGCGGCCAGCGCCGAGACCCCCGCCGCGCCGGTGCCCGAGCAGTGCAGCACCGCCCGCGCCAACCTGGCCCTGCTGGACAGCACCGGCACCGTCATGCAGGACACCAACGGCGACGGCAAGGCCGATACCGCGTTGACCCAGGAGCAGCGCAGCGCGCAGAAGGGATTGGCTGAAGCCGCCATCAAGGCCTACTGCCCGGCGGAGTGA
- the pssA gene encoding CDP-diacylglycerol--serine O-phosphatidyltransferase, which translates to MDPITPPPRSRTIYLLPNLFTTAGLFAGFYAIIAAANGDFVNASIAVFVAAVMDGLDGRVARLTGTSSEFGVQYDSLADLVSFGMAPALVMYHWSLSWLKFDDPLLGRVGWAVAFLYAACAALRLARFNTQVAVVDKRWFVGLASPAAAGLMMSFVWAFADGNLGWDGNQLRYVALAVTIVSALLMVSRIRFWSFKGGAAKGGRSDRVPFLVLALVPVAIAIAVIDLPRVLFAVGILYALSGPVMWAVQRLRKKPEAA; encoded by the coding sequence ATGGACCCGATCACACCGCCGCCGCGCTCGCGCACGATTTACCTGCTGCCCAACCTGTTCACCACCGCCGGCCTGTTCGCTGGCTTCTACGCGATCATCGCCGCGGCCAACGGGGATTTCGTCAACGCCAGCATCGCCGTGTTCGTCGCGGCGGTGATGGATGGCCTGGACGGGCGCGTGGCGCGCCTGACTGGCACCAGCAGCGAGTTCGGCGTGCAGTACGACTCGCTGGCCGACCTGGTCAGCTTCGGCATGGCCCCGGCGCTGGTGATGTACCACTGGTCGCTGTCGTGGCTGAAGTTCGATGACCCGCTGCTGGGGCGCGTCGGCTGGGCCGTGGCCTTCCTGTATGCCGCCTGCGCGGCACTGCGCCTGGCCCGCTTCAATACCCAGGTGGCAGTCGTCGACAAGCGCTGGTTCGTCGGCCTGGCCAGCCCGGCCGCGGCCGGCCTGATGATGTCCTTCGTCTGGGCCTTCGCCGATGGCAACCTGGGCTGGGACGGCAACCAGCTGCGCTACGTGGCGCTGGCGGTGACGATTGTCTCCGCACTGCTGATGGTCAGCCGCATCCGCTTCTGGAGCTTCAAGGGCGGTGCCGCCAAGGGCGGCCGTTCGGACCGGGTGCCATTCCTGGTGCTGGCACTGGTGCCGGTCGCCATCGCCATCGCGGTGATCGATCTGCCGCGCGTGCTGTTTGCGGTCGGCATCCTGTACGCGCTGTCCGGCCCGGTGATGTGGGCGGTGCAGCGCCTGCGCAAGAAGCCCGAGGCCGCGTGA
- the rimI gene encoding ribosomal protein S18-alanine N-acetyltransferase gives MSAVRQPGPVSLRALRESDLTVVMAIEVRGYPFPWTRGIFVDCLRAGYPGLAMERDGELIGYGMLSIAADEAHVLNICIDPLTQSRGLGRQLLRALVQLAGDRGAQRVFLEVRPSNTPALALYHSEGFNEIGRRPRYYPAAQGREDAVVMAIELVHGDLQAMPPL, from the coding sequence GTGAGTGCGGTCCGGCAGCCCGGTCCGGTCAGCCTGCGCGCGCTGCGCGAGAGCGACCTCACGGTGGTGATGGCGATCGAGGTGCGCGGTTATCCGTTTCCGTGGACCCGCGGCATCTTCGTGGATTGCCTGCGTGCCGGTTACCCCGGCCTGGCCATGGAGCGTGACGGCGAGCTGATCGGCTACGGCATGCTCAGCATCGCCGCCGACGAGGCACATGTCCTCAACATCTGCATCGATCCGTTGACGCAGTCGCGTGGCCTGGGTCGCCAGTTGCTGCGCGCACTGGTGCAACTGGCCGGCGACCGTGGCGCGCAGCGTGTGTTCCTGGAAGTGCGGCCTTCGAATACACCGGCACTGGCGCTGTATCACAGCGAAGGCTTCAACGAGATCGGCCGTCGCCCGCGCTACTACCCGGCGGCACAGGGCCGCGAGGACGCGGTGGTGATGGCGATCGAACTGGTCCACGGCGACCTGCAGGCGATGCCGCCGCTGTAA
- a CDS encoding EamA family transporter — protein sequence MPLSIFLLVLAAAALHASWNAIVKRGPDKFLGTVLVTGSAALLSAAALPFLPFPAAHSWPWLAASVLLQVTYYGLVARCYQQVDMSLAYPLMRGSAPILVALAGTLLGEQLSPAAWLGVVLVSTGILCMALGARGGQLRLPLLTAAMIATYTLVDAQGARQSGSALSYTLWLFLLSGIPLPLWALYTRGGAVLDYARQHWPLGLAGGAGTTASYAMALWAMTQAPVAMVSALRESSILFALLISVFLLRERIPRARWLAAALIVGGVLALRLA from the coding sequence ATGCCGCTTTCCATCTTCCTGCTGGTTCTCGCCGCTGCAGCCCTGCACGCCAGCTGGAACGCGATCGTCAAGCGCGGGCCGGACAAGTTCCTCGGCACCGTGCTGGTCACCGGCAGCGCCGCGTTGCTGTCCGCCGCTGCCCTGCCCTTCCTGCCCTTCCCCGCCGCGCACAGCTGGCCATGGCTGGCCGCTTCGGTGCTGCTGCAGGTGACCTATTACGGGCTGGTCGCACGTTGTTACCAGCAGGTCGACATGAGCCTGGCCTACCCGCTGATGCGTGGCAGCGCGCCGATCCTGGTCGCGTTGGCGGGCACACTGCTGGGCGAGCAGCTGTCGCCTGCAGCGTGGCTGGGCGTGGTGCTGGTCAGCACCGGTATCCTGTGCATGGCACTGGGTGCGCGTGGCGGCCAGCTGCGCCTGCCGCTGCTGACCGCGGCGATGATCGCCACCTACACCCTGGTCGATGCGCAGGGCGCGCGCCAGTCCGGCAGCGCACTCAGCTACACGCTGTGGCTGTTCCTGCTGTCAGGCATTCCGCTACCACTGTGGGCGTTGTACACCCGCGGCGGCGCGGTGCTGGACTATGCGCGGCAGCATTGGCCGCTGGGGCTGGCCGGCGGCGCCGGCACCACCGCCTCTTACGCGATGGCGCTATGGGCAATGACTCAGGCACCGGTGGCGATGGTCTCCGCGTTGCGCGAATCGTCGATCCTGTTCGCGTTGCTGATCTCGGTGTTCCTGCTGCGCGAACGGATTCCGCGCGCGCGCTGGCTGGCGGCGGCGCTGATCGTGGGCGGCGTGTTGGCGTTGCGGTTGGCGTGA
- a CDS encoding valine--tRNA ligase: MTQLASSYDPKSFETDLYEAWEKAGHFKPSGTGEPYTILLPPPNVTGTLHMGHAFQQTLMDALVRYHRMRGYDTLWQVGTDHAGIATEMVVSRNLALEGKGETRDSLGREGFIGKVWEWKQQSGDIIERQMRRLGTSADWSRSTFTMDPQPSAAVNEAFVRWYEQGLIYRGQRLVNWDPVLKTAISDLEVESAEEDGFLWSIAYTLDDGLSYEHVERDADGVETLRETRDYLVVATTRPETLLGDTAVMVHPEDARYAHLIGKSVVLPLTGRRVPVIADDYVDRAFGTGVVKVTPAHDFNDYEVGVRHSLPMINLFTPVAALNENAPERFQGLDRYAARKAVLAELEDLGILVETKAHKLQVPRGDRTGQVIEPYLTDQWFVKMDDLAKRGLELVEDGSISFVPPNWINTYRHWMNNIQDWCISRQLWWGHRIPAWFDEATGSCYVGRSEEEVRAKHSLGSDVVLNQESDVLETWFSSQLWPFSTLGWPNEQAMAERGFDRYLPSSVLITGFDIIFFWVARMIMATDNLVGKIPFKDVYFTGLIRDGQGQKMSKSKGNVLDPLDIIDGISIDDLVAKRTGGLMQPKMVEKIEKATRKEFPDGIAAHGADALRFTIAALATHGRDIKFDMNRAEGYKNFCNKLWNASRFTLMNTEGAAFTGMPTPRTDAERWILSRLAAVSSEAQGHYANYRFDLLAQCLYEFAWNEFCDWFLELSKPALNGADAADAESTRHTLLYVLEALLRLLHPLTPFITEQLWQQLAPRLGLAETTLSLRPYPTAAEFEGDFAQAEADVEWLKAVISAVRRVRSELNVAPSKQVPLRLQAGLEQDRVRIERFSASLSFLLKLDSIQWLAEGESAPPAAAAIVGELKLLVPLEGLVDLDAERVRLDKEIARVEVEKEKSETKLAKFTDKVPPAVVEQERVRLVDWNTQLAGLREQRAKL, from the coding sequence ATGACCCAACTCGCCTCCAGCTACGACCCGAAGTCCTTCGAGACCGACCTCTACGAGGCCTGGGAGAAGGCCGGCCACTTCAAGCCGTCCGGCACGGGCGAGCCGTACACCATCCTGCTGCCGCCGCCGAACGTGACCGGCACCCTGCACATGGGCCATGCCTTCCAGCAGACCCTGATGGATGCACTGGTGCGCTACCACCGCATGCGCGGCTACGACACGCTGTGGCAGGTGGGTACCGACCACGCCGGCATCGCCACCGAAATGGTGGTCAGCCGCAACCTGGCGCTGGAAGGCAAGGGCGAGACCCGCGATTCGCTGGGTCGCGAGGGCTTCATCGGCAAGGTCTGGGAGTGGAAGCAGCAGTCCGGTGACATCATCGAACGCCAGATGCGCCGCCTCGGTACCTCGGCCGACTGGTCGCGCAGCACCTTCACCATGGATCCGCAGCCTTCGGCGGCGGTGAACGAAGCCTTCGTGCGCTGGTACGAGCAGGGCCTGATCTACCGCGGCCAGCGCCTGGTCAACTGGGATCCGGTGCTGAAGACCGCCATCTCCGACCTGGAAGTGGAGAGCGCCGAGGAAGACGGCTTCCTGTGGTCGATCGCCTACACGCTGGATGACGGCCTGAGCTACGAGCACGTCGAGCGCGATGCCGACGGCGTGGAAACCCTGCGCGAAACCCGCGACTACCTGGTGGTGGCCACTACCCGTCCGGAAACCCTGCTGGGCGATACCGCGGTGATGGTGCATCCGGAAGACGCCCGCTATGCGCACCTGATCGGCAAGAGCGTGGTGCTGCCGCTGACCGGCCGCCGCGTGCCGGTGATCGCCGATGATTACGTGGACCGCGCCTTCGGCACTGGCGTGGTCAAGGTCACCCCGGCCCACGATTTCAACGACTACGAAGTGGGCGTGCGCCACAGCCTGCCGATGATCAACCTGTTCACTCCGGTGGCAGCGCTGAACGAGAACGCGCCGGAGCGCTTCCAGGGCCTGGACCGCTACGCCGCGCGCAAGGCCGTGCTGGCCGAGCTGGAAGACCTGGGCATCCTGGTCGAGACCAAGGCGCACAAGCTGCAGGTGCCGCGCGGCGACCGTACCGGCCAGGTGATCGAGCCGTACCTGACCGACCAGTGGTTCGTGAAGATGGACGACCTGGCCAAGCGTGGCCTGGAGCTGGTCGAAGACGGCAGCATTTCCTTCGTGCCGCCGAACTGGATCAACACCTACCGCCACTGGATGAACAACATCCAGGACTGGTGCATCAGCCGCCAGCTGTGGTGGGGCCACCGCATTCCGGCGTGGTTCGACGAAGCCACCGGCAGCTGCTACGTCGGTCGCAGCGAAGAGGAAGTGCGCGCAAAGCACAGCCTGGGCAGCGACGTGGTGCTGAACCAGGAAAGCGACGTGCTGGAGACCTGGTTCTCCTCGCAGCTGTGGCCGTTCTCCACCCTGGGCTGGCCGAACGAGCAGGCCATGGCCGAGCGCGGCTTCGACCGCTACCTGCCGTCGTCGGTACTGATCACCGGCTTCGACATCATCTTCTTCTGGGTGGCGCGCATGATCATGGCCACCGACAACCTGGTCGGGAAGATCCCGTTCAAGGACGTCTACTTCACCGGCCTGATCCGCGACGGCCAGGGCCAGAAGATGTCCAAGAGCAAGGGCAACGTGCTCGACCCGCTGGACATCATCGACGGCATCAGCATCGACGACCTGGTTGCCAAGCGCACCGGCGGCCTGATGCAGCCGAAGATGGTGGAGAAGATCGAGAAGGCCACCCGCAAGGAATTCCCGGACGGCATCGCCGCCCACGGTGCCGATGCGCTGCGCTTCACCATCGCCGCGCTGGCTACCCACGGCCGCGACATCAAGTTCGACATGAACCGCGCCGAGGGCTACAAGAACTTCTGCAACAAACTGTGGAACGCCAGCCGCTTCACCCTGATGAACACCGAGGGTGCAGCGTTCACCGGCATGCCGACCCCGCGTACCGATGCCGAGCGCTGGATCCTTTCGCGCCTTGCGGCCGTGTCCAGCGAGGCCCAGGGCCATTACGCCAACTACCGCTTCGACCTGCTGGCGCAGTGCCTGTACGAGTTTGCCTGGAACGAGTTCTGCGACTGGTTCCTGGAACTGAGCAAGCCGGCGCTGAACGGTGCCGATGCCGCCGACGCCGAAAGCACCCGCCACACCCTGCTGTACGTGCTGGAAGCGCTGCTGCGCCTGCTGCACCCGCTCACGCCGTTCATCACCGAACAGCTGTGGCAGCAGCTGGCCCCGCGACTGGGCCTGGCCGAAACCACGCTGTCGCTGCGCCCGTACCCGACCGCCGCCGAGTTCGAAGGCGATTTCGCCCAGGCCGAGGCCGACGTGGAATGGCTGAAGGCGGTGATCAGTGCGGTGCGTCGCGTGCGCAGCGAACTGAACGTCGCCCCGTCCAAGCAGGTGCCGCTGCGCCTGCAGGCCGGCCTGGAGCAGGACCGCGTGCGCATCGAACGCTTCAGCGCCTCGCTGTCGTTCCTGCTCAAGCTGGACAGCATCCAGTGGCTGGCCGAAGGCGAAAGCGCACCGCCGGCCGCCGCCGCGATCGTCGGTGAGCTGAAGCTGCTGGTGCCGCTGGAAGGCCTGGTCGATCTCGATGCCGAGCGCGTGCGCCTGGACAAGGAAATCGCCCGCGTCGAAGTCGAAAAGGAAAAGAGCGAGACCAAGCTGGCCAAGTTCACCGACAAGGTGCCGCCGGCCGTGGTCGAGCAGGAACGCGTGCGCCTGGTCGACTGGAACACCCAGCTGGCCGGCCTGCGCGAGCAGCGCGCGAAGCTGTAA